One genomic window of Streptomyces sp. NBC_01276 includes the following:
- a CDS encoding DUF305 domain-containing protein encodes MTRTYWAAGAAVVLAVLFAVGATVATANGGSGGSSAPSSTPALYSPDAGFARDMAVHHQQAVEMSFIVRDRTQDEPVRGLAYDIANTQANQRGMLLGWLDLWGLPKVLADEPPMSWMSASEGGGEHAGHMEHATKPGALMPGMATKEELDRLGAANGRDAEVLYLQLMTDHHKGGVAMAQGCAAQCRTPAERALAQGMVAAQQSELTLMADMLKQRGAAPRG; translated from the coding sequence GTGACCCGTACGTACTGGGCCGCGGGCGCGGCCGTCGTCCTCGCGGTGCTGTTCGCGGTGGGGGCCACGGTCGCCACCGCGAACGGCGGCTCGGGCGGTTCCTCCGCCCCCTCCTCCACTCCGGCGCTCTACTCCCCGGACGCCGGTTTCGCCCGGGACATGGCGGTGCACCACCAGCAGGCGGTGGAGATGTCCTTCATCGTCCGCGACCGCACCCAGGACGAGCCGGTGCGCGGCCTCGCCTACGACATCGCCAACACCCAGGCCAACCAGCGCGGCATGCTGCTGGGCTGGCTGGACCTGTGGGGGCTGCCGAAGGTGCTGGCCGACGAGCCGCCGATGTCCTGGATGTCCGCCTCCGAAGGGGGCGGCGAGCACGCGGGGCACATGGAGCACGCGACCAAGCCCGGGGCGCTGATGCCCGGCATGGCGACCAAGGAGGAGCTGGACCGGCTCGGCGCGGCGAACGGCCGGGACGCAGAGGTGCTCTACCTCCAGCTGATGACCGACCACCACAAGGGAGGCGTCGCGATGGCCCAGGGCTGCGCGGCGCAGTGCCGGACGCCGGCGGAGCGGGCGCTGGCCCAGGGCATGGTCGCGGCGCAGCAGTCGGAGCTCACCCTGATGGCGGACATGCTCAAGCAGCGCGGGGCGGCCCCGCGCGGGTGA
- a CDS encoding alpha/beta fold hydrolase, translated as MTRGPHATRGPHTGTAPGTFVRVDGIPLHVVVEGRGPVVVLSAGLALAWFDWDPVAALLAARGRTVVRFDRPGHGLSAPAPGPTGAADEAHRMAALLDALGLTGPVTVAGHSLAGFHAEAFARLHPGRTAALVLVDSSVEESPRTRLPAAWRTGAARALGRAVTAAGIPAALGPAVRRGVVRAGRTGGAADPAARDLVRRCYRSGRVWQGALLENARYPDTAAELLALRADHPLAAPATVLAGHDGTAGRAALRWLARQADLADRIGARFEVAEPSGHLVMLDRPDHVARALQHAAAPPEAPDPPDATTPTDPAD; from the coding sequence ATGACGCGAGGACCCCACGCGACGCGAGGACCGCACACCGGGACGGCCCCCGGCACCTTCGTCCGGGTCGACGGGATCCCCCTGCACGTGGTCGTCGAGGGCCGCGGCCCCGTCGTGGTGCTGAGCGCCGGGCTCGCCCTGGCCTGGTTCGACTGGGACCCCGTCGCCGCGCTGCTCGCCGCCCGGGGCCGCACCGTGGTCCGCTTCGACCGCCCCGGCCACGGGCTCAGCGCCCCCGCGCCCGGTCCCACGGGCGCCGCCGACGAGGCCCACCGGATGGCCGCCCTGCTGGACGCGCTCGGTCTGACCGGCCCCGTCACCGTCGCCGGGCACTCCCTCGCCGGGTTCCACGCCGAGGCCTTCGCCCGTCTGCACCCCGGCCGTACCGCCGCGCTGGTCCTCGTCGACTCCAGCGTCGAGGAGAGCCCCCGTACGAGGCTGCCCGCCGCCTGGCGCACCGGCGCCGCCCGTGCCCTCGGCCGGGCCGTGACCGCCGCCGGGATCCCGGCCGCGCTGGGACCCGCGGTCCGGCGCGGCGTCGTACGGGCCGGCCGGACGGGCGGGGCCGCGGACCCGGCCGCGCGGGACCTCGTGCGCCGCTGCTACCGCTCCGGCCGCGTCTGGCAGGGCGCGCTGCTGGAGAACGCCCGCTACCCCGACACCGCCGCCGAGCTGCTCGCCCTGCGCGCGGACCACCCGCTGGCCGCGCCCGCCACCGTCCTCGCCGGCCACGACGGCACCGCCGGCCGCGCGGCCCTGCGCTGGCTCGCCCGCCAGGCGGACCTCGCCGACCGGATCGGCGCCCGCTTCGAGGTGGCCGAGCCCTCGGGCCACCTCGTCATGCTGGACCGCCCGGACCACGTGGCCCGGGCGCTCCAGCACGCGGCGGCCCCGCCGGAGGCCCCGGACCCGCCGGACGCGACGACCCCGACGGACCCCGCGGACTGA
- a CDS encoding glutamine synthetase family protein, whose amino-acid sequence MDKQQEFVLRTLEERDIRFVRLWFTDVLGFLKSVAVAPAELEQAFDEGIGFDGSAIEGFARVYESDMIAKPDPSTFQILPWRAEAPGTARMFCDILMPDGSPSFADPRFVLKRILAKTSDLGFTFYTHPEIEFFLLKDKPLDGSRPVPADNSGYFDHTPQNVGMDFRRQAITMLESMGISVEFSHHEGAPGQQEIDLRYADALSTADNIMTFRLVMKQVALEQGVQATFMPKPFSEYPGSGMHTHLSLFEGDRNAFYESGAEYQLSKVGRSFIAGLLKHAAETAAVTNQWVNSYKRIWGGSSRTAGSGGEAPSYICWGHNNRSALIRVPMYKPGKTGSSRVEVRSIDSGANPYLTYAVLLAAGLKGIEEGYELPAGADDDVWALSDAERRAMGIEPLPQNLGEAISLMERSELVAETLGEHVFDFFLRNKKQEWEEYRSEVTAFELRKNLPVL is encoded by the coding sequence ATGGACAAGCAGCAGGAATTCGTCCTCCGGACGCTGGAGGAGCGGGACATCCGCTTCGTGCGCCTGTGGTTCACCGACGTGCTCGGCTTCCTCAAGTCCGTCGCCGTCGCCCCGGCCGAGCTGGAGCAGGCCTTCGACGAGGGCATCGGCTTCGACGGCTCGGCGATCGAGGGCTTCGCCCGGGTCTACGAGTCCGACATGATCGCCAAGCCGGACCCGAGCACCTTCCAGATACTGCCGTGGCGCGCCGAGGCCCCCGGGACGGCCCGGATGTTCTGCGACATCCTGATGCCGGACGGCTCCCCGTCCTTCGCGGACCCGCGCTTCGTCCTCAAGCGCATCCTGGCCAAGACCTCCGACCTGGGCTTCACCTTCTACACCCACCCGGAGATCGAGTTCTTCCTGCTGAAGGACAAGCCGCTGGACGGCTCCCGCCCGGTGCCGGCGGACAACTCCGGCTACTTCGACCACACTCCGCAGAACGTCGGCATGGACTTCCGCCGCCAGGCGATCACCATGCTCGAATCCATGGGCATCTCGGTCGAGTTCAGCCACCACGAGGGCGCCCCCGGCCAGCAGGAGATCGACCTGCGCTACGCGGACGCGCTCTCCACGGCCGACAACATCATGACGTTCCGCCTGGTCATGAAGCAGGTCGCCCTCGAACAGGGGGTCCAGGCCACCTTCATGCCCAAGCCCTTCTCGGAGTACCCGGGCTCGGGCATGCACACCCACCTGTCCCTCTTCGAGGGCGATCGCAACGCCTTCTACGAGTCGGGCGCCGAGTACCAGCTCTCCAAGGTCGGCCGCTCCTTCATCGCGGGCCTGCTCAAGCACGCGGCGGAGACGGCCGCGGTCACCAACCAGTGGGTCAACTCCTACAAGCGCATCTGGGGCGGCTCCTCCCGCACGGCCGGCTCGGGCGGCGAGGCCCCCTCGTACATCTGCTGGGGCCACAACAACCGCTCGGCCCTGATCCGAGTCCCGATGTACAAGCCGGGCAAGACGGGTTCCTCCCGGGTCGAGGTCCGCTCGATCGACTCGGGCGCCAACCCGTACCTCACCTACGCGGTCCTCCTCGCGGCGGGCCTCAAGGGCATCGAGGAGGGCTACGAACTCCCGGCGGGCGCCGACGACGACGTCTGGGCCCTCTCCGACGCCGAACGCCGCGCGATGGGCATCGAACCCCTCCCGCAGAACCTGGGCGAGGCCATCTCCCTGATGGAACGCAGCGAACTGGTCGCCGAGACCCTCGGCGAACACGTCTTCGACTTCTTCCTGCGCAACAAGAAGCAGGAGTGGGAGGAGTACCGCTCGGAGGTCACCGCCTTCGAACTCCGCAAGAACCTCCCGGTGCTGTAA
- a CDS encoding GTP pyrophosphokinase family protein, translated as MADELPFSYQEFSDWYDAHRKKYLDTARDAAARALSEYLEDSLSEMEGARVRITGRRVKSKARTWRKLSLPKYRDSIQRLGQIPEIIDDLVGLRITCNNQSDVSRVKELIRALPVAGGAFESVLTQEEQSWKDYAAAPKPSGYRAVHVNLQTAISLSVEWHLVTCELQVRTLLQDGWGELTHEDTYKPGSEPPALVRTLSKRMADLLAAVDDIAQDLREELDRLSSVAIEEPLDGTSEEPQEKTPERVDAEVASGAGSQEAARRYLRERLEGLSRPIDLASLAWELQREFGQEVSHGWFGFESFKSLVRASSTGVTITDRPPAYVMPADFVASAAAGATASDTGIPQAARTLKQVDKNLPLINREQLLSAYDRLAQASREIDWSEQVLDLARVNDMTRRARQADFPIAVSRAHLDYITKGILYSKNLRGPLSVEQIKSLYSSLVIKRAENLMNLEQDEKQALLAWLT; from the coding sequence TTGGCCGACGAGCTTCCTTTTTCCTACCAGGAATTCAGCGACTGGTACGACGCGCACAGGAAAAAATACCTGGACACCGCCCGCGATGCCGCCGCACGAGCACTCTCCGAGTATCTGGAAGACAGCCTGAGCGAGATGGAAGGCGCCCGTGTGCGGATCACCGGACGGAGGGTCAAGAGCAAGGCCCGAACCTGGCGGAAGCTCAGCCTCCCAAAATACCGGGATTCAATTCAACGCTTGGGTCAGATTCCAGAGATCATCGATGACCTGGTCGGACTTCGGATCACCTGCAACAACCAGTCAGACGTCTCCAGGGTGAAAGAGCTCATCAGGGCGCTTCCCGTCGCAGGCGGAGCTTTCGAATCGGTCCTCACTCAAGAGGAGCAGTCCTGGAAGGACTATGCCGCCGCCCCGAAGCCCAGCGGCTACAGGGCAGTTCACGTGAACCTCCAGACCGCGATCTCCCTGAGTGTCGAGTGGCACCTCGTGACGTGCGAGCTGCAAGTCAGGACGCTCCTCCAGGACGGATGGGGGGAACTGACGCACGAAGACACGTACAAGCCGGGAAGCGAGCCCCCCGCCCTGGTGAGAACCCTCAGCAAGAGGATGGCCGACCTGCTGGCCGCCGTGGACGACATCGCGCAGGACCTCCGAGAGGAACTCGACAGGCTGTCGAGTGTCGCCATCGAGGAGCCGCTGGACGGCACTTCCGAGGAGCCTCAGGAGAAGACCCCGGAGCGGGTCGACGCCGAGGTGGCGAGCGGGGCCGGGTCGCAGGAAGCCGCCAGACGCTACTTGCGCGAGCGCCTGGAGGGCCTGAGCCGCCCGATCGACCTGGCCAGCCTGGCGTGGGAGCTCCAGCGTGAATTCGGACAGGAAGTCAGTCACGGGTGGTTCGGGTTCGAATCATTCAAATCACTCGTGCGAGCGTCGTCCACGGGAGTAACCATCACGGACCGCCCTCCCGCATACGTCATGCCGGCAGACTTCGTCGCATCGGCCGCGGCCGGAGCAACGGCATCCGACACGGGCATTCCGCAGGCAGCGCGCACCCTCAAGCAGGTGGACAAGAACCTCCCCCTGATCAACCGAGAACAGCTGCTCTCCGCCTACGACAGGCTCGCTCAGGCCTCTCGGGAAATCGACTGGTCCGAACAGGTGCTGGACCTCGCCCGGGTGAACGACATGACTCGGCGCGCAAGGCAGGCCGATTTCCCCATCGCCGTCTCGCGTGCTCATCTCGACTACATCACGAAGGGCATTCTCTACTCGAAGAACCTTCGCGGCCCACTGTCGGTCGAGCAGATCAAGAGCCTCTATTCGTCACTGGTCATCAAGCGCGCAGAGAATCTCATGAATCTCGAACAGGATGAGAAGCAAGCGCTGCTGGCCTGGCTCACCTAG
- a CDS encoding DUF4352 domain-containing protein encodes MSTPPNPPDRPTEPEGTPIPPPGPSLAKAPAPATPGTTPAPEATEPRPDKAPATPEAPKPSLEKAPAAPEAAKPSLEKAPPAPEAPTPSLEKAPPAPEAPTPSLDKAPPAPETAPAAPAASPQPAPSQTPPPAAPPAGTPAAPFAAPPAGMPAAPPAAPADPWATPGPGAPQPAPAPSAFAPVTPVPAAPSAPDAGAYGAPANAWAPPPPGGHPGYGGPGYGAPGQPGFAGPGHPAHGHPGYGHGVPGYPVAPAAPSNGQAVAGLILSTLAVGVGLVPFVFWAGAGIALTGIGISIAGLVRANRGAPRKVMSIVGIALGLLGLAATVGGFLFTMAIVDTSRDRTDHHQDTDWYDDPQYDPEYDPDASPRPRSSPSGFTLPPGMPSTGPGISTPIAFGQTFTYPNGIKVSLSVPKQYVSSNKYLPVGNAVEVSFTITNTSKQPHDVIYAMPSLTDDKGAEGRLVFDGRLPKRIQGTIQPGESATGTAAFEVPEGTRSVSAELSPGILMPDAKFTGPVG; translated from the coding sequence ATGAGCACGCCCCCGAACCCGCCCGACCGCCCGACCGAGCCCGAGGGAACGCCGATACCGCCGCCGGGGCCGTCCCTGGCGAAGGCCCCGGCTCCGGCGACGCCCGGGACGACCCCGGCACCCGAGGCGACCGAGCCGCGCCCGGACAAGGCCCCGGCCACCCCGGAGGCCCCCAAGCCCTCCCTGGAAAAGGCGCCCGCCGCCCCGGAAGCGGCCAAGCCCTCCCTGGAAAAGGCGCCGCCCGCCCCCGAGGCCCCCACCCCCTCCCTGGAAAAGGCGCCGCCCGCCCCCGAGGCCCCCACCCCCTCCCTGGACAAGGCGCCGCCCGCCCCCGAGACGGCCCCCGCGGCCCCGGCCGCGTCGCCGCAGCCCGCCCCGTCTCAGACCCCGCCTCCCGCCGCACCCCCGGCCGGGACGCCCGCCGCGCCCTTTGCCGCACCCCCGGCCGGGATGCCCGCCGCACCCCCCGCCGCGCCTGCGGATCCTTGGGCGACCCCGGGCCCCGGCGCCCCGCAGCCCGCGCCCGCCCCGTCGGCGTTCGCACCGGTCACCCCCGTCCCGGCCGCCCCGTCCGCGCCCGACGCGGGGGCGTACGGCGCTCCGGCCAACGCCTGGGCCCCGCCGCCGCCCGGCGGGCACCCCGGCTACGGGGGCCCCGGCTACGGAGCGCCCGGCCAGCCGGGATTCGCCGGCCCCGGCCACCCCGCCCACGGCCACCCCGGCTACGGCCACGGCGTCCCCGGCTACCCCGTCGCACCCGCCGCGCCCTCCAACGGCCAGGCCGTGGCGGGCCTCATCCTCTCCACCCTCGCCGTCGGGGTGGGCCTGGTCCCCTTCGTGTTCTGGGCCGGCGCCGGCATCGCCCTCACCGGCATCGGCATCTCCATCGCCGGCCTGGTGCGCGCCAACCGCGGCGCCCCGCGCAAGGTGATGTCCATCGTCGGCATCGCCCTCGGCCTGCTGGGCCTCGCCGCCACCGTCGGCGGGTTCCTCTTCACCATGGCCATCGTCGACACGTCGCGGGACCGCACCGACCACCACCAGGACACGGACTGGTACGACGACCCCCAGTACGACCCGGAGTACGACCCGGACGCGTCCCCGCGCCCCCGGTCCTCCCCGTCCGGCTTCACCCTGCCGCCCGGCATGCCCTCCACGGGACCCGGCATCAGCACGCCGATCGCGTTCGGCCAGACGTTCACGTACCCGAACGGGATCAAGGTGAGCCTCTCCGTCCCGAAGCAGTACGTCAGCTCGAACAAGTACCTGCCGGTCGGCAACGCGGTGGAGGTGTCCTTCACCATCACCAACACCTCGAAGCAGCCCCACGACGTCATCTACGCCATGCCCAGCCTCACGGACGACAAGGGAGCCGAGGGCAGGCTCGTCTTCGACGGCCGGCTGCCCAAGCGGATCCAGGGCACGATCCAGCCGGGCGAGTCCGCCACCGGCACCGCCGCCTTCGAGGTCCCCGAGGGCACGCGCAGCGTCAGCGCCGAGCTCTCCCCCGGCATCCTGATGCCGGACGCGAAGTTCACCGGACCCGTCGGGTGA
- a CDS encoding DUF3105 domain-containing protein, producing MASRTSDNTSRQNRIAEMRRAEKARDRRNKFLAIGISTVIVAGLVGFGSWLLIEQKQKDKDAVAARKAPVSGEREWDVKKLGRNHVETPVKYEMNPPVGGDHNPRWMNCNGDVYKNPIPEVNAVHSLEHGAVWVTYNEKAAPGDVEALAGKVGKTPYTLMSPDKEQAGTIMLSAWGKQLTVDKADDPRVAQFFTKYVQGPQTPEPGAACTNGLADK from the coding sequence ATGGCCAGCAGGACGTCGGACAACACCTCCCGCCAGAACCGCATAGCCGAGATGCGGCGCGCCGAGAAAGCACGCGACCGGCGCAACAAGTTCCTCGCCATCGGCATCTCCACGGTGATCGTCGCCGGACTCGTCGGCTTCGGGTCGTGGCTGCTGATCGAGCAGAAGCAGAAGGACAAGGACGCGGTCGCCGCGCGCAAGGCGCCCGTGAGCGGCGAGCGCGAGTGGGACGTCAAGAAGCTCGGCCGCAACCACGTCGAGACCCCGGTCAAGTACGAGATGAACCCGCCGGTCGGCGGCGACCACAACCCCCGCTGGATGAACTGCAACGGCGACGTCTACAAGAACCCGATCCCCGAGGTCAACGCCGTGCACTCGCTGGAGCACGGCGCGGTGTGGGTGACGTACAACGAGAAGGCCGCCCCGGGCGACGTCGAGGCGCTCGCCGGGAAGGTGGGCAAGACCCCGTACACGCTGATGAGCCCGGACAAGGAGCAGGCCGGGACGATCATGCTGAGCGCGTGGGGCAAGCAGCTGACGGTGGACAAGGCCGACGACCCCCGTGTGGCGCAGTTCTTCACCAAGTACGTGCAGGGCCCGCAGACGCCCGAACCGGGCGCCGCCTGCACCAACGGGCTGGCCGACAAGTGA
- a CDS encoding DUF998 domain-containing protein, with product MNAPTGAGSAGRGKGAGGGGVQAVAVLIGLGAAAYTAWVLEVVFSTGVNPIETYVSELAAQDQPLGGLFRATDFTAGLLAFLGGLLALARLPRHPESRGPWAVAGWAGITLFGAATAADAWLPLSCQPTVDPVCAARETAGLVPATHQAHAVSSSLAMTGALLGIVALTVAARRYGRLAPLARFGPALVALELLATVWTLTAIALFTAGHGTWALGAGQRLQVLLVAIWLGVLAHSVHREGRT from the coding sequence ATGAATGCCCCCACAGGTGCCGGAAGCGCCGGCCGAGGCAAGGGCGCCGGCGGAGGGGGCGTGCAGGCCGTCGCCGTCCTCATCGGACTCGGCGCCGCCGCCTACACCGCCTGGGTGCTCGAAGTCGTGTTCTCCACCGGCGTCAATCCCATCGAGACGTACGTCAGCGAGCTCGCCGCCCAGGACCAGCCGCTCGGCGGCCTCTTCCGGGCCACCGACTTCACCGCCGGCCTCCTCGCCTTCCTCGGCGGCCTCCTCGCCCTGGCGCGCCTGCCGCGACACCCCGAGTCCCGCGGTCCCTGGGCCGTCGCCGGCTGGGCGGGCATCACCCTCTTCGGCGCCGCCACCGCCGCCGACGCCTGGCTGCCGCTGAGCTGCCAGCCGACCGTCGATCCCGTGTGCGCCGCCCGTGAGACCGCCGGTCTCGTCCCGGCCACCCACCAGGCGCACGCCGTCAGCAGCAGCCTCGCCATGACCGGCGCCCTCCTCGGGATAGTGGCCCTCACCGTCGCCGCCCGCCGCTACGGCCGCCTCGCGCCGCTCGCCCGGTTCGGCCCCGCCCTCGTCGCCCTGGAACTCCTCGCCACCGTCTGGACCCTGACCGCCATCGCCCTGTTCACCGCGGGGCACGGCACGTGGGCGCTCGGCGCGGGCCAGCGGCTGCAGGTGCTGCTGGTGGCGATCTGGCTCGGCGTGCTGGCCCACTCCGTGCACCGCGAGGGCCGCACATGA